One genomic segment of Methanolinea mesophila includes these proteins:
- a CDS encoding sugar phosphate isomerase/epimerase family protein, whose protein sequence is MFGVSTFCLHNQPLSAALHELGKITRYVEIMDEGLHFLEDSSPLASHSLHYTLHAPSRGVNIASLLEPIRRASVEVTGQCFEVAADVGASVIVHPGYFAWEEERPRAELQLKRSIHDLTRMADDLGIQFFLENMGNWNYFFLKTPDEMPLLDGTGFALDVGHAHLNHCLPAFLEYPIRHIHLHDNDGKEDTHMPVGAGTIDFLPVMKAVEREKIIPVIEVDTLEGVRMSISALDRLSRV, encoded by the coding sequence ATGTTCGGGGTCTCCACCTTCTGTCTCCATAACCAGCCCCTCTCCGCCGCCCTCCATGAACTGGGAAAGATAACCCGGTACGTGGAGATCATGGACGAGGGGCTCCACTTCCTCGAGGACTCCTCTCCCCTGGCCTCCCATTCCCTCCATTATACCCTCCATGCCCCTTCACGGGGTGTGAACATCGCGAGCCTGCTCGAACCGATCCGGAGGGCGAGCGTCGAGGTGACCGGGCAGTGCTTCGAGGTCGCAGCCGACGTGGGTGCGTCGGTCATCGTCCATCCCGGTTATTTCGCCTGGGAAGAGGAGCGGCCGCGGGCCGAACTTCAGCTGAAGAGGTCCATCCACGACCTCACCCGGATGGCCGACGACCTCGGGATACAGTTCTTCCTTGAAAACATGGGGAACTGGAACTATTTCTTCCTAAAGACTCCCGATGAGATGCCCCTGCTCGACGGCACCGGGTTTGCCCTCGATGTCGGCCACGCACACCTCAACCACTGCCTCCCGGCATTCCTGGAGTACCCTATCCGCCATATCCACCTCCACGACAACGACGGGAAGGAAGACACCCATATGCCCGTCGGGGCGGGGACGATCGATTTCCTTCCGGTCATGAAGGCCGTGGAACGGGAAAAGATCATCCCGGTGATCGAGGTCGATACCCTGGAGGGGGTCCGGATGAGCATCAGTGC
- a CDS encoding mechanosensitive ion channel family protein, protein MATTTVFGLSGDLAALVVFIVGLVTAFIVYGIVRWLRKKAEETENVLDDIIVAAFGTPVVIAIIVVTVYFALQVADLPPSWQFVLDSKYLNVVWIILGGWIVATFLHNALVAYGHRLTSLTESDIDDRMVAFAEIAAKYIVWFIVFLLILSVLEIDITPLLAGAGIITLAIAFAAQDIFANFMGGAVIAMDKPFKVNDRVKIDEYFGDVTCVGTRSTRIKTLDNQIVIVPNKKMLDSYVVNYAQPDSKMKVRIPIGVAYGTDVIRVKEILLEIAREQAEKIPYILTDPAPLVYFLEFGASSLNFQLVLWSNDFSLTWEVQDAINVRIAQRFAEEGIEVPFPQMDVHLKRE, encoded by the coding sequence ATGGCAACCACTACGGTATTCGGCCTTTCCGGGGACCTGGCCGCCCTGGTGGTCTTCATCGTCGGCCTCGTGACCGCGTTCATCGTGTACGGCATCGTCCGATGGCTGAGGAAAAAAGCCGAAGAGACCGAGAATGTCCTGGACGACATCATAGTGGCGGCGTTCGGGACCCCGGTAGTAATCGCGATAATCGTGGTCACGGTATACTTTGCCCTCCAGGTGGCGGACCTGCCACCGTCATGGCAGTTCGTGCTCGACAGCAAGTACCTGAATGTCGTCTGGATCATACTCGGCGGATGGATCGTGGCCACATTTCTCCACAATGCCCTCGTGGCCTACGGGCACCGCCTCACCTCCCTGACCGAGAGCGATATCGACGACCGGATGGTGGCATTCGCGGAGATTGCCGCGAAATACATCGTCTGGTTCATCGTGTTCCTGCTGATCCTGAGCGTGCTCGAGATCGACATCACCCCCCTGCTCGCCGGTGCCGGGATCATCACCCTCGCGATCGCGTTCGCCGCCCAGGATATCTTCGCCAACTTCATGGGTGGTGCGGTCATCGCGATGGATAAGCCGTTCAAGGTGAACGACCGGGTCAAGATCGACGAGTATTTCGGGGACGTGACCTGTGTCGGGACCCGGAGCACCCGGATCAAGACCCTCGACAACCAGATCGTCATCGTCCCCAACAAGAAGATGCTGGACAGTTACGTGGTCAACTATGCCCAGCCCGACTCGAAGATGAAGGTCCGCATCCCCATCGGGGTCGCATACGGGACCGATGTGATCCGGGTAAAGGAGATCCTGCTTGAGATCGCACGCGAGCAGGCGGAGAAGATCCCGTATATTCTCACCGACCCGGCACCGCTGGTATATTTCCTGGAGTTCGGGGCTTCCAGCCTTAACTTCCAGCTCGTGCTCTGGTCCAATGATTTCTCCCTCACCTGGGAGGTACAGGACGCGATCAATGTTCGAATCGCGCAACGGTTCGCTGAGGAAGGAATCGAGGTCCCGTTCCCCCAGATGGACGTGCACCTGAAGAGAGAATAA
- the hypD gene encoding hydrogenase formation protein HypD, translating to MAVGKEIARKIHDLVDRDMTFMHICGTHEAAIARHGIRSVLPEQLKIVMGPGCPVCITPQGEIDAALELVDRDCIVATYGDLLRVPGSRGSLESSGGDVRVVQGVHKAVDIARSTEKEVVFVSVGFETTAPTVAATLLTRPPDNFSILSCHRLVPPAMKWLLEQGEASLHGFMLPGHVCTVTGYADYEQFPVPQVVAGFEPDDILLGLLMLVQQVREGAHRIDNAYPRAVCREGNRKAMDLMYQVFEPSDVEWRGFPVIPGSGLKLRPEFSMYDAQIKFGIEFKHVDKHTACICDKVLRGIAQPDDCKLFGKVCTPRTPVGPCMVSHEGACKIWHTYQLKKA from the coding sequence ATGGCAGTAGGAAAGGAGATCGCCCGAAAGATTCATGATCTCGTTGACAGGGACATGACCTTCATGCATATCTGCGGGACCCACGAGGCCGCCATCGCCCGGCACGGGATCCGCAGCGTGCTCCCCGAACAGCTGAAGATCGTGATGGGTCCCGGATGCCCGGTCTGCATCACCCCCCAGGGGGAGATCGATGCCGCCCTCGAACTGGTAGACCGTGACTGCATCGTCGCGACCTACGGCGACCTGCTCAGGGTTCCGGGAAGCAGGGGTTCCCTCGAGTCGAGCGGCGGGGACGTCCGGGTCGTCCAGGGCGTGCACAAGGCGGTGGACATCGCCCGTTCCACGGAGAAAGAGGTAGTCTTCGTCTCGGTGGGGTTTGAAACCACCGCTCCCACCGTCGCGGCGACCCTCCTCACCAGGCCGCCGGACAACTTTTCCATTCTCTCCTGCCACCGGCTGGTCCCCCCGGCGATGAAGTGGCTCCTCGAACAGGGCGAGGCCTCCCTGCACGGGTTCATGCTCCCCGGACACGTCTGCACCGTGACCGGGTACGCGGACTACGAGCAGTTCCCGGTCCCCCAGGTGGTTGCCGGTTTCGAACCGGACGATATCCTCCTTGGGCTCCTGATGCTGGTGCAGCAGGTCCGGGAAGGCGCCCACCGGATCGATAACGCCTATCCCCGGGCGGTCTGCCGGGAAGGAAACCGGAAAGCGATGGACCTTATGTACCAGGTCTTCGAACCGAGCGACGTTGAGTGGCGGGGCTTCCCGGTCATACCAGGATCAGGGTTGAAACTCCGGCCCGAGTTTTCAATGTACGACGCCCAGATCAAGTTCGGTATCGAGTTTAAACACGTCGACAAGCATACCGCATGCATCTGCGACAAGGTGCTCAGGGGCATCGCCCAGCCCGACGACTGCAAGCTCTTCGGGAAGGTCTGCACCCCCAGGACGCCGGTCGGGCCCTGCATGGTGAGCCACGAGGGCGCCTGCAAGATCTGGCACACCTACCAGCTGAAAAAGGCGTGA
- a CDS encoding threonine/serine exporter family protein, whose protein sequence is MDETDRAGPVREVTGTASDNRASLEEILTAELDLGTTLFSAGSPGQRILDSLTVLNEKLRGGRMHVLLGFEALVISLEREGEQRVGMRQFPLPTRMNGQALFGISEYLHSLPSRVDPDRVTGDLRDLGQREVRSFLLPMIALVVFTAIFGYFNRADAWALVIISIAALLAGLTRELVVRYEFNYYIGVLTATLVATISAALLSQVIPTGTPLVSLIIPCIFLIPGFQLINAGWEIMRNHMHIGIPRLMVFFAVLAIMSVGLLVVLLLYSPPAGSPGFHFRPELDLIIYTLLGALAALSFCVLMRAPRQAFLICLLCGGVGRLTRTVLVEQGGSGYAGVFFGTLVLTILAILICTRIKLPVVIPLVAASVQFIPGYYYILTLQDMASIIRLGTSVPFFTVASMISNGLLTLFISVAIVFGSLLPMLIMNRKTRFY, encoded by the coding sequence ATGGATGAAACGGACCGGGCTGGCCCGGTGAGAGAAGTGACGGGAACCGCATCGGATAACCGTGCATCTCTGGAAGAGATACTCACCGCTGAACTGGACCTGGGCACCACGCTCTTCTCCGCCGGGTCGCCGGGACAGAGGATCCTCGATTCGCTCACCGTCCTGAACGAGAAGCTCCGGGGTGGCCGGATGCACGTCCTCCTTGGGTTCGAGGCCCTGGTGATCTCTCTCGAACGGGAAGGGGAGCAGCGGGTCGGCATGCGGCAGTTCCCGCTCCCGACGCGAATGAACGGCCAGGCCCTTTTCGGAATAAGCGAATACCTGCATTCCCTTCCTTCCAGGGTGGACCCGGACCGGGTTACAGGGGATCTCCGGGACCTCGGGCAACGGGAGGTCCGTTCCTTCCTTCTCCCGATGATCGCCCTCGTCGTCTTCACCGCGATTTTCGGCTATTTCAACCGGGCCGATGCCTGGGCGCTGGTGATCATCAGCATCGCGGCACTCCTCGCCGGGCTGACCCGCGAACTGGTGGTGAGATACGAGTTCAACTACTATATCGGGGTCCTCACCGCCACCCTCGTCGCGACGATCTCCGCGGCACTGCTCTCGCAGGTCATCCCCACGGGAACGCCGCTCGTATCGCTCATTATCCCCTGCATCTTCCTTATCCCGGGTTTCCAGCTGATCAACGCCGGCTGGGAGATCATGCGAAACCACATGCACATCGGGATCCCCCGGCTGATGGTGTTCTTCGCCGTGCTCGCCATCATGTCGGTCGGCCTGCTCGTCGTGCTCCTGCTCTATTCCCCGCCGGCGGGTAGTCCGGGTTTCCACTTCCGGCCGGAACTCGACCTGATAATATACACGCTGCTCGGAGCGCTCGCCGCGCTCAGTTTCTGCGTGCTCATGAGAGCACCCCGGCAGGCGTTCCTGATCTGCCTGCTCTGCGGAGGTGTCGGACGATTGACCCGCACCGTCTTGGTGGAACAGGGAGGGTCCGGGTATGCGGGGGTCTTCTTCGGCACGCTGGTCCTCACGATCCTGGCAATCCTCATCTGCACACGGATCAAACTGCCCGTGGTCATCCCGCTCGTCGCGGCATCGGTCCAGTTCATCCCGGGATATTACTACATCCTCACCCTGCAGGACATGGCCTCGATCATACGCCTGGGGACCTCCGTACCGTTCTTCACCGTCGCCTCCATGATATCCAACGGGCTGCTCACGCTCTTCATCTCCGTGGCGATCGTCTTCGGGAGCCTGCTCCCCATGCTGATCATGAACCGGAAGACCCGGTTTTATTGA